In Chrysiogenia bacterium, the genomic stretch TGTTCAGGAGAATCTCTGGTTTGGGCTGCGTTCTATTCATCTGCCTGCTGGCAGCAACCGTTGCGGGGCTGCCCGGACAGGCCCTTTCGAAATCAAAGACATCGAAGCCTCTGGAGCGCGGGGAGTATCTGGTGCGCCTTGGCGGTTGCAATGATTGCCATACGCCCGGTTATTCCCAGAGCAATGGCACCGTGCCCCGCGACCAGTGGCTCACCGGCGTGCCGGTGGGCTTTCGCGGTCCGTGGGGAACGACCTATCCGGTCAACCTGCGCTACTACATGGAGCGCTACAGCGAGGACGAGTGGGTGAGCATTGCAAAGACCCTGCAGACCCGCCCGCCCATGCCCTGGTATGATATCCAGAAGGTGCCCGAGGAAGACCTGCGGGCGCTCTACCAGTTACTCCGTTCGCTCGGCCCCGTGGGCGAGCCGACTCCGGCCTACCTTCCGCCGGACCAGGAACCCGCGACGCCGTTTATTGTCTTCGTCCCCCAGGCGCCGGCTGCGATGAAGTAAGCGCTTCGGCCGCGCAACAAAAAACAAAAAAGCCTGTCGCAAGCGCGGCGGGCTTTTTTGTTTGTGCGGACTTTCGGACTCGATGCCCGGATGTTCCCGAAAAGAGAAAGCCCCCATCACCGATTGGCGGCGGGGGCTTTGAGATAATAATCCGGCAGCGTCCTACTCTCCCACAAAGATTCCCTTGCAGTACCATTGGCGCTGGAGAGCTTAACGGCCGTGTTCGGAATGGGAACGGGTGGGGCCTCTCCGCTATTGCCACCGGAAACTTGTTTTGCGAACTCGGGGCCCCTTTCAGGGCACTCCGTGCTTAAAAAAGTGCAGATCAGAAGTACAGTCCATGTTCACACGCTAAGGGTTGCAAGCTTACCTTGAGCCTTCCCACTGCACGAAGCAGAGGAAACACACTTGAAGAAAAATTTATGGTAAGCCTCACGGCCGATTAGTACGGGTAAGCTGAATACATTGCTGCACTTACACATCCCGCCTATCAAACTCGTAGTCTCCGAGTGGCCTACAGGGGACGCCGAAGCGCCCCAGAGAGATCTCGTTTTGAGGTTGGTTTCCCGCTTAGATGCTTTCAGCGGTTATCCATTCCCAACATAGCTACCCAGCCACTGCCACTGGAGTGACAACTGG encodes the following:
- a CDS encoding cytochrome C; this encodes MPGQALSKSKTSKPLERGEYLVRLGGCNDCHTPGYSQSNGTVPRDQWLTGVPVGFRGPWGTTYPVNLRYYMERYSEDEWVSIAKTLQTRPPMPWYDIQKVPEEDLRALYQLLRSLGPVGEPTPAYLPPDQEPATPFIVFVPQAPAAMK